The genomic segment TCtagatttttctctctctcatagcGTAGCTCTCGCTCAGCAGAGGTGAAGAGGTGCTGGGTTCTCTGCAGGTCCTGTCTCAGCTGTTTGCTCTCTTCTCCTTTCTGTTGTATGAGTGAGTCCTGAGCCTGTGCACAACCATATAATGGTCACGTTATGCATAGCAAACAAGGAAAATATCAAAAAACAATAgtgttattataaaattaagcatattatacaaatgttttgtttatgaaagtaagtaaaaatgaatgtgaatatgTTTGTGTGGTTGTATGAAGATGAAGAGCAGGGCTGACCTTAGCCCGGGCCTGAGCTTCACTGATCTGGGCCTGCAGGGCCAGCTGGTGTTGGCCGGCCAGCTGTCTCTCCTCCTCCAGGGTGGATTGTAGCTTACTCATCTCTGACTTCACACAGGCCAGCTAAAGGAGCAGCACATAACATCAAACAGTTTACACATTACAACTTCAGCTACCAGTCCTAAAACTCCATGTACActgctgtttaaaagtttggggtcagtttgtttttttaatacttttattcaggaagACTGCAATAAATTGattgaaagtgacagtaaagacttttacattgttacaaaagatttctgtttcaaacaaatgttgttcttttgaactttctattcattaaaaaaaatcctaaaattatatatatataaaaaaaaatatatatatatatatatatatatatatatatatatatatatatatatatacagtgggtacggaaactattcagacccccttaaatttttcactctttgttatattgcagccatttgctaaaatcatttaagttcattttttttcctcattaatgtacacacagcaccccatattgacagaaaaacacagaattgttgacatttttgcagatttattaaaaaagaaaaactgaaatatcacatggtcctaagtattcagaccctttgctcagtatttagtagaagcacccttttgatctaatacagccatgagtctttttgggaaagatgcaacaagtttttcacacctggatttggggattctctgccattcctccttgcagatcctctccagttctgtcaggttggatggtaaacgttggtggacagccatttttaggtctctccagagatgctcaattgggtttaagtcagggctctggctgggccattcaagaacagtcacggagttgttgtgaagccactccttcgttattttagctgtgtgcttagggtcattgtcttgttggaaggtaaaccttcggcccagtctgaggtcctgagcactctggagaaggttttcgtccaggatatccctgtacttggccgcattcatctttccctcgattgcaaccagtcgtcctgtccctgcagctgaaaaacacccccacagcatgatgctgccaccaccatgcttcactgttgggactgtattggacaggtgatgagcagtgcctggttttctccacacataccgcttagaattaaggccaaaaagttctatcttggtctcatcagactagagaatcttatttcccaccatcttggagtccttcaggtgttttttcatgtgtcttgcactgaggagaggcttccgtcgggccactctgccataaagccccgactggtggagggctgcagtgatggttgactttctacaattttctcccatctcccgactgcatctctggagctcagccacagtgatctttgggttcttctttacctctctcaccaaggctcttctcccccgatagctcagtttggccggacggccagctctaggaagggttctggtcgtcccaaacgtcttccatttaaggattatggaggccactgtgctcttagtaaccttaagtgcagcagaaatttttttgtaaccttggccagatctgtgccttgccacaattctgtctctgagctcttcaggcagttcctttgacctcatgattctcatttactctgacatgcactgtgagctgtaaggtcttatatagacaggtgtgtggctttcctaatcaagtccaatcagtataatcaaacacagctggactcaaatgaaggtgtagaaccatctcaaggatgatcagaagaaatggacagcacctgagttaaatatatgagtgtcacagcaaagggtctgaatacttaggaccatgtgatatttcagtttttcttttttaataaatctgcaaaaatgtcaacaattctgtgtttttctgtcaatatggagtgctgtgtgtacagtaatgaggaaaaaaaaatgaacttaaatgattttagcaaatggctgcaatataacaaagagtgaaaaatttaagggggtctgaatactttccgtacccactgtatatatatatatatatatatatatatatatatatatatatatatatagatagatattctTTTGCaacatatcagcatattagaatgttttctgaaggatcatgtgacactgaagactggagtaatggctgctgaaaattcagctttgcaccacaggaataaattacattttaaaatattttaaaaaagaaagatactttaaattgtagcaataatatttcacaatattaccatttttactgtattttgatcaaatatacgcAGCCTTGCGAGCATGagacttgtttcaaaaacaaaaaaaatcttaccgacaccaaacttttgaacagtagagtCAGGCGGAAAGTATTCAAGAAGACACTGGCGATACAGCCACTTCTGCTCTGCTCCTGCCTCGGCATGCAGTGTGAATGCTCTAATCTGTTAACATGGGCGCTGAAAAAAAATGTGCGTTGCTTACGCATCCAGTGTGAAACAAGTCTTACCTGACAAAGCCCCTCCTGTGCAGCAGGCTTGTGGTTGGCCGTGTGCTCCTGTGATGCTCTGGGTATCTGCTCTCTGGTATACTGGAGCTGCTGTTTCACATGCAGGAGCTCCAGACTAAGTCTCTCTTTCTCCCCGTCAGTCTGAAGCCTCTCATGGGATTTCTCGCTGAGCTCCCTCTGTAGCTGCATCACTTGCCCGCGCTTCTCCATCAGCTCATCCCTAAACACAGGCAAAGTACATCTTACCAGATGCTTTCTACTGAATCCAGGAGCTTCAGCAAcatttataattgtttataaatttattgtcataaaaaatgacattgaaaatgggggaaaaagtgATGTATCTGTGGCAGACTGCCTTACCTTAGAGTGTTGTGCTCCTTCTCTAGTCGAGTCAGTTCTGTTCTCAGCTTGTCCACCATGGACTTAAGCTCTGCCACCTGTCCCCTGCTGTCTCTTAGGTCCTCTTCGGCCCGGCTGTTCTCTGTCTGAAGTGTCAGGTTGTCCTGGAGCCGTGTCTGAGCACGCTCCAACTGGGCCACCTGCAGAGTACAAACATAGCCTCAGTGAGTATTTGCAAGCTACAGGGAGTATATCACAGTATTCCAACAACAAACGGATTGCTTTCTTTGTGATATAAACCTATAATTGAATGACCTTAATTTATATTACCTTTTCTTCCAAAATTCCCTTTTCTCCTTTAATCTGCGTAAGGTTCTTGTTAAGTGTCTTCCCTTGTCGACATTCTACCTCTAGTCTCTGGACCTCCACACGTAACCTCTTCAGCTCCTCATGGTCTCTTTGCATGACCTGTCCACATGTAGCATTTATGTGtagttcaatcatgacaactcttggaagatttttagcatggtaatggatatgacaatgttaatgtatttggtctgcATAGatcagaatagatctgctacactgctgctgaattgctactgctgtagattattgctgttgttgtagattattgctgctgctgctgcagagcaagtacaggaacttgctactgccaatacatacgccGATACGCTGTTGCAcatagtgctgctgcacaaatagcatatataaaTATCCCATAGCAGAtttatacaggtggagctggggaaggtgaagGGTTTTAGATGAACTCTGAAGcgcgctgcaaactgctatagtgccagccatttaaatgtgtgagcaacaagctcattggctgcagaaataacatggaccaatcagcttgtgccaagtagttaatgctgtaattatcatcagcttgcgttaaggacccatcagcctgcgccatctagagtttcatgactgaactatgtaTTTCATGGTTTCAAATCACTTTATTATAATTCTTCTAAACAAATGCATAgtgcaatataaaaaaatggaCAACTTTCCAGGACTCTAAACTGTGTACTTTATGATAAATCATGCGTAACAATGACATTACCTCTTTTTCCTTTTTGAGAGCAGCCTTGGCTACAGATAGATCCACCTCCAGCTGTTTCCTCCAACCTTTTTCTTCAGCAAGACGACCCTCGAGGAACTTCAGTCTTTCTTGAATGCTCTCACTAAGCTTTAGATTAAAAGATCATGAAAATAACACTTATCTACCACATACCACATAAGAGGGTGCAAGGAAGTGGCTTTTTCATAACGgtaactatattagcattcaTACTAACAGACAGTATCGTTTTGTTTATTCTAAGTGCACACTGCAGTTATGTTgcctgccactttaaatgcacAAGCACTTTAAGCagagtggattctgattggcagtcaatgtttttatcgttcattgAGCTGGAAAAAATCTGAAAGTGGAAaaaattctgaaagtgattccaacgatattgtttctctgtgccgttatcgttatagttgtggtgtgtgctattcttttatatttagaatgatttttagaactatatctttatcgttattgttatagttattgtccttggtgtgaacaggccttcaACCTTTACCTCAGAGTCAGTCCCTCGAACCTGATCTTCATCTTTCTTCTCAGTTTTCTTGGTTTCCCTCTTACTCAGTTCTTCCTCTATACTTTTAATCTAGAAGCAAATCAGAGTCATCCTCAACATtcgggtgttttttttttttccttttcaaattCAGCCCCATAACATCACAGCTAAAAACGCACCTTTCTCTGTAACCCCTCTATCTCACACTCATGATGCTCTCGCTCGTCTTTGGCTGCGTTCTGCGCCTCCCCCAACAGCGCCTCCAGCTCCTCATTCCGCTCCACCAGCTCCTCGTGCTCCCGCTGCTGCTTCTGCAACCTCCTCTCCAGCTCTCGAAGACGGCTGTCCTTATCTTCAGACTCTCTTCGACACCTGCCGAAACGCAACTGCCATATAAGCATCTTTAAAGAGTGGAAGCAATGACATGTACAACTTTAAGTTAGATAAAGGAAGTCAAAGCCTCACCTTTTGTGGAGTATCTCGTCATCAGGAGCCAGAGATAAATCCACATTATTCCCaacatcctgaaaaaaaagcatCTGTAAGTGTTCTAAGAAGAAACTATACAAATATTGCTTTACTTGTGTCATGCAATACATGCAAACTAGCCCCTTCAAGAGAGGAATGTAGTAGAATGTATATCTACCTGTGCAGAGTGTATTTTATTGAGCTCTAATGTCTCGTTGATCCCTTGAGCCGAGTGCAGCTTTGATTGTTCAACCTGTGGCACACCCGACATGGCAATATATATCTTTCCTGCATTTACAAATTGCAAATATCTAACATTTCGTGgcactaaaataaaattttgaaaaaattatTCTTGCCAGTTTAAGAAGAGTCCTCCTCTCTGTGTCCAATGAGCGAACTCTATCCCTCAACACACGGATCTCCCCATCCAGTCGCTCATTGCGTTCCTTGGCCTTCTGCAGCTCCACCATATCTGTCAAACATTGAGATTACAACCAGAAGACATCCTTTGaattgttttcatgatttagCTGGTTTGTTATATCTTAATTTACAGTAGTTTGGTCTACACTGTAGTTTTTTGAAGcgtctttataaataaaaatgtgtgagGCAAATGTGTGAAGATTTTCAATGAGTGACATGATAACTTGCTTCTGACAAAATCTCACCACACTGTTTAAGCTTGTCCACTTCCTGTTTTAACTGCTCCACTTCCTCCCCAGTTTTCTGCAGGTCAGGTActgaaatgtaaattttttaGTTTACATTAGGCATTAAGACAAAATAGAGAAACAGAAACAGTAATCTAAAACTatacttttacattttcaaagtaCAAAATGAGTTGCTTGGTCGCCACCACCATTACCAGGGTGTTCCAGGTGgttttgtctgttttatcaTTCGCCAGGGGAAGATAGTTAGTTTAGATGTGTATCAAATAAgcagggatgcacaatatattcaAAACATATTGGTTGATATTAAAGAGTTCATCAGTTAATCAGTCAAACGGCATCAGTTAATATTAGATATTCAATTGTTAATGCTCAATTCCggttttgttacatttaaattacattgcTATCATCTGACTAGTGCTGTTATtgtgaactaaaaaaaaataattttcagtaattgaaataaagatgcaataaaatataattattagatgaaaaactaaaaGTTATATGAAAATGAGTGCAGCTAttcactaaaataaagtaagtTGAAgtgctaaaattactaaaactaaaatgaatattaatgaaatctaaataaaaattgtattaagCAGTGACCAAAGCACACAATAAAAtagctaaaattaaaatgaaaactgaaaaaaaaaaatttaaaaaaataaacaaaactgaataaaaataaaagctaaatacTAAATGTACTTTAATACCAACCCTCTACAATGTGAGTAAATCAGTCGCATATGTGATCAAATTTCACAAGAGGcgactaaaaatatattttattaggcAATGGCTAGTAAATTGTATGATTTCCGTTGCCTGTAATTGAGTTTGAggcaaaaaaaataagtttggCGCGGATATCATTTCATTGCCTACTGAGCTATACGCACCGTCGTTTGGCTGAGAGCGCCCCCTGTCGTTTTCTCTCGCATATGTACACTAAACGTGAGGGAAAGAGCACATGCAAGGCTCTTTGACAGAACtgtcactgtttatttaattggcATATTTtctattgtgtttgtttgtgctattgcttgtagtttgattatttgactttattttattacagactgtttacttgactttaatagtgtttgaaatttataaattatatttatgtagaattttttcatttgcattattCTTACATTCCATGTAAAAAGTCTGccgagtaaaataaaaatgtactagCCAATGGCGACTCAAGCTTCAGTGTGTCTGTAGAGGGttgaatactaaaataacactgcatctAATGCTCACTTGAAGTTTTTCAAAACACTAATAatataaagggatagttcacccaaaaatgaaaactgtcatcatttactcaccctcaagttgttccaaacctgtataaatttctttgttctgctgaacacaaaggaagatatttggaagaatgtttgtaaccaagcagatctcgccccccagtgaccaccatagtattttttccacctatggtagtcaatgggggggcgagatctgctttgttacaaacattcttccaaatatcttcctttgtgttttatttttaatttacgtatatgtattttaatactGCCACTTATCGGTCATCAGGCATAATATGAAAGTAATTATCAGCTTATCAATATTGAGATCTGAATTGTTATTCACTTACCAGACAAGTTTTGGACCTTACGAGCGAGATCTAGTTCATCTGTCAGGTGGCGAATCTCTTTATGTGCCATAGCAAGACGACTTGACGCCTCTTCCAGATCCCTTTCTAGCTTCTGCCGTTCTGTGCGCTCTCTACCGAGTTCTTCACCGTGGGCCTATAGGGGACAGAGCTTTCAGTGAGACATAAACCTGGCTGTACTGGTTGGACAAGCAAGAAGCATGTCGGCCTCCAAGCGTTTTTAACATGCATGAGCCACAGAACACAGGTGAAGCTGAATGTGGATCATGTTCCAGTGTGAACAGAGTTTAACATGTGTCTGCTCTCCCTTATAACCATCAGAGACAATGGTAACATTGGGACAAACAGCCTCTGGTTAGTAACCACCCCGAAAGAAAGCGCTCCAGAGTGAAAATAAGAGGTGTTAATATGATCATGCTATGCTCAGCATGTGAGAAGATGTCATTATTCTCTGCTTTGAGTTCAACCAAGGCATGCATTATGCTGCCCTAATCTGCTTTAAGTGGATCATCCTCTCAAGGACAATACGGAAGGTTCCACCTCTGTTGATTTACACTTCTATCATGCATTTTTTATGAGTCCAATCGAGTTATGACAGGTACGGGAACGTACAGGAAGGTTCTGTGCTCTAAGTGACGCCTTGCGCACACCAAAGAACTTCCTCCAAGGACTTTGAACTGATGACTCCTGTCCATTTAGGGAGGGACAAAGAATCAGGAGAAATTATGATGCAAAACATATAGAGAGCTGGAcaatgaaaaacttaaatattGATGAGACACTGATAATATGGGATATTCTTTGAATCCACTGCTTTTGAAATTGCTGCCTGCTCATGGGACACTCAGATCTTCTCACCTTATTCAAGCTATCCTTTTGCTGTCTGAGTTCCTCTTCCAGTGCGTGACGGATATGATCCAGCTCTTCCTGATTTCCATAAAAGAGGAGATATTAAAATGGCCATAAAACTAATAAGCCACAAGTGAGGCATTACTATCAAGAGAAGAGTCCACATATTTCTAACACGTATATTGGCATTATTATCATTCTTTCATCCAAAGTGCATTAAAGGTATACATTTTATGTTGCTATAGGCTCTTCAAGCATTTTCTGTATCCTAAATacacacaataatatttaaatgtagtttTTGCATAATGGTCTACCTGTTGACCTACACTTTTAAGAACACTATTACTGAAGTTAGGCTTTATTTCTCATAGTACCTGTAGATGCACCTCTCTGAGGTTGCCGGTGAGGGTCTGGGTGTCCAGCTTTCTTTCAGCAGCCTCCAGTCTCTCCAGCAAAGTGACTCTCTCCACCAGCAAATAGGCCACTTGCTCACTGGCACTGCTTTGGCTGATCTCTGCTAGACCCTCCTGCTCCAGCATCTCCACCACCTCCTTACATTGGGAGTCTGACAGACACAAGGTACGTAAGGACTACTTACTGGACTTTAAGTGGGTTCAATTTGAGCATTGTGCAGAATGCAAGAGCTATGTTGCGAATGGAATACTAGCATACTAATATTGCATACTATTTTTTCATTTctgcaataaacattattttgcaTTCTTAATGAAATTCTATGTAAAAACCAGTgttgttaattaaaactaaaaatattaatcatttttgttaattgaaaaaaagcggaaaaaaataaagtaaaatataaatattagataaaaaaaaaactttacaaaacaaaatgttgctATGGCatctaaataatataaaataagtttaacttgaagtactaaaaatactaaaaactaacactgaaataaaaaataaattaaagctaaatatgaatattaaaggcacaatatgtattttttcgctgctagaggtcgcctattcaaaacaaaggcgtagcttgatgacgccgagattgagcgcggaatcatgggacatgtcgtcttcacctcacagccagtgaAAAAGAATCAGGACGGGAcatgggcagaaatcatgttcatgaatgagattatta from the Ctenopharyngodon idella isolate HZGC_01 chromosome 22, HZGC01, whole genome shotgun sequence genome contains:
- the ccdc30 gene encoding coiled-coil domain-containing protein 30 isoform X1 — encoded protein: MEKREEKELDEITLRLHRDGVSPEASAEERERHLWCLLQRSEGSLTAATEDLQTLRTQQASEMREVENYVEHIRNMLEERESLTAEYERDNEQLRAELALMKHQQDSQCKEVVEMLEQEGLAEISQSSASEQVAYLLVERVTLLERLEAAERKLDTQTLTGNLREVHLQEELDHIRHALEEELRQQKDSLNKESSVQSPWRKFFGVRKASLRAQNLPAHGEELGRERTERQKLERDLEEASSRLAMAHKEIRHLTDELDLARKVQNLSVPDLQKTGEEVEQLKQEVDKLKQCDMVELQKAKERNERLDGEIRVLRDRVRSLDTERRTLLKLVEQSKLHSAQGINETLELNKIHSAQDVGNNVDLSLAPDDEILHKRCRRESEDKDSRLRELERRLQKQQREHEELVERNEELEALLGEAQNAAKDEREHHECEIEGLQRKIKSIEEELSKRETKKTEKKDEDQVRGTDSELSESIQERLKFLEGRLAEEKGWRKQLEVDLSVAKAALKKEKEVMQRDHEELKRLRVEVQRLEVECRQGKTLNKNLTQIKGEKGILEEKVAQLERAQTRLQDNLTLQTENSRAEEDLRDSRGQVAELKSMVDKLRTELTRLEKEHNTLRDELMEKRGQVMQLQRELSEKSHERLQTDGEKERLSLELLHVKQQLQYTREQIPRASQEHTANHKPAAQEGLCQLACVKSEMSKLQSTLEEERQLAGQHQLALQAQISEAQARAKAQDSLIQQKGEESKQLRQDLQRTQHLFTSAERELRYEREKNLDLKRHNALLDQEKIKLCAELKQAQAKIAQQEGSAAGQVAELERLQQRARDLELEVARSAQNRQTNSSLVEELNSERARVIAADKKVVELQQQLKNALHQLRLEEARAGETSKLERDTRDMSDNLSALRVRLQEDQLQRKLLEQKDEELQQQVRLLRAKEATLTRTNMEMSHRTQELETRLQVLESELNTAREEQRSSQKSCHRLEEQLLSSQHESERLQEELKLVVQQLDTHIRRHNEKHSQHKTKLRKAKQIFMKTVSQHEHRIQQLENDLALVTSLSEKEKDWIRTVTEENDQLLLERRELLQRISEAEEMGNNGLRTATSIQQRVKFLEMENKQLQEKTLTLANQIGILDRALRNLQSMCTVEEVKKMFPSGAHHDSLLRTSTRGIITFFQSSNLIFLFQNLVKSKNTWHTKYGVINYCKLFFFLINFLYLIYV
- the ccdc30 gene encoding coiled-coil domain-containing protein 30 isoform X3, which gives rise to MEKREEKELDEITLRLHRDGVSPEASAEERERHLWCLLQRSEGSLTAATEDLQTLRTQQASEMREVENYVEHIRNMLEERESLTAEYERDNEQLRAELALMKHQQDSQCKEVVEMLEQEGLAEISQSSASEQVAYLLVERVTLLERLEAAERKLDTQTLTGNLREVHLQEELDHIRHALEEELRQQKDSLNKESSVQSPWRKFFGVRKASLRAQNLPAHGEELGRERTERQKLERDLEEASSRLAMAHKEIRHLTDELDLARKVQNLSVPDLQKTGEEVEQLKQEVDKLKQCDMVELQKAKERNERLDGEIRVLRDRVRSLDTERRTLLKLVEQSKLHSAQGINETLELNKIHSAQDVGNNVDLSLAPDDEILHKRCRRESEDKDSRLRELERRLQKQQREHEELVERNEELEALLGEAQNAAKDEREHHECEIEGLQRKIKSIEEELSKRETKKTEKKDEDQVRGTDSELSESIQERLKFLEGRLAEEKGWRKQLEVDLSVAKAALKKEKEVMQRDHEELKRLRVEVQRLEVECRQGKTLNKNLTQIKGEKGILEEKVAQLERAQTRLQDNLTLQTENSRAEEDLRDSRGQVAELKSMVDKLRTELTRLEKEHNTLRDELMEKRGQVMQLQRELSEKSHERLQTDGEKERLSLELLHVKQQLQYTREQIPRASQEHTANHKPAAQEGLCQLACVKSEMSKLQSTLEEERQLAGQHQLALQAQISEAQARAKAQDSLIQQKGEESKQLRQDLQRTQHLFTSAERELRYEREKNLDLKRHNALLDQEKIKLCAELKQAQAKIAQQEGSAAGQVAELERLQQRARDLELEVARSAQNRQTNSSLVEELNSERARVIAADKKVVELQQQLKNALHQLRLEEARAGETSKLERDTRDMSDNLSALRVRLQEDQLQRKLLEQKDEELQQQVRLLRAKEATLTRTNMEMSHRTQELETRLQVLESELNTAREEQRSSQKSCHRLEEQLLSSQHESERLQEELKLVVQQLDTHIRRHNEKHSQHKTKLRKAKQIFMKTVSQHEHRIQQLENDLALVTSLSEKEKDWIRTVTEENDQLLLERRELLQRISEAEEMGNNGLRTATSIQQRVKFLEMENKQLQEKTLTLANQIGILDRALRNLQSMCTVEEVKKMFPSGAHHDSLLRTSTPSPQPGLCDSWGILDAIRKVKVGESGVKSLEISSSVPVSQSTEIGYLNVTSPVAPNSRLEQEESLSATSDEA
- the ccdc30 gene encoding coiled-coil domain-containing protein 30 isoform X2, which gives rise to MEKREEKELDEITLRLHRDGVSPEASAEERERHLWCLLQRSEGSLTAATEDLQTLRTQQASEMREVENYVEHIRNMLEERESLTAEYERDNEQLRAELALMKHQQDSQCKEVVEMLEQEGLAEISQSSASEQVAYLLVERVTLLERLEAAERKLDTQTLTGNLREVHLQEELDHIRHALEEELRQQKDSLNKAHGEELGRERTERQKLERDLEEASSRLAMAHKEIRHLTDELDLARKVQNLSVPDLQKTGEEVEQLKQEVDKLKQCDMVELQKAKERNERLDGEIRVLRDRVRSLDTERRTLLKLVEQSKLHSAQGINETLELNKIHSAQDVGNNVDLSLAPDDEILHKRCRRESEDKDSRLRELERRLQKQQREHEELVERNEELEALLGEAQNAAKDEREHHECEIEGLQRKIKSIEEELSKRETKKTEKKDEDQVRGTDSELSESIQERLKFLEGRLAEEKGWRKQLEVDLSVAKAALKKEKEVMQRDHEELKRLRVEVQRLEVECRQGKTLNKNLTQIKGEKGILEEKVAQLERAQTRLQDNLTLQTENSRAEEDLRDSRGQVAELKSMVDKLRTELTRLEKEHNTLRDELMEKRGQVMQLQRELSEKSHERLQTDGEKERLSLELLHVKQQLQYTREQIPRASQEHTANHKPAAQEGLCQLACVKSEMSKLQSTLEEERQLAGQHQLALQAQISEAQARAKAQDSLIQQKGEESKQLRQDLQRTQHLFTSAERELRYEREKNLDLKRHNALLDQEKIKLCAELKQAQAKIAQQEGSAAGQVAELERLQQRARDLELEVARSAQNRQTNSSLVEELNSERARVIAADKKVVELQQQLKNALHQLRLEEARAGETSKLERDTRDMSDNLSALRVRLQEDQLQRKLLEQKDEELQQQVRLLRAKEATLTRTNMEMSHRTQELETRLQVLESELNTAREEQRSSQKSCHRLEEQLLSSQHESERLQEELKLVVQQLDTHIRRHNEKHSQHKTKLRKAKQIFMKTVSQHEHRIQQLENDLALVTSLSEKEKDWIRTVTEENDQLLLERRELLQRISEAEEMGNNGLRTATSIQQRVKFLEMENKQLQEKTLTLANQIGILDRALRNLQSMCTVEEVKKMFPSGAHHDSLLRTSTRGIITFFQSSNLIFLFQNLVKSKNTWHTKYGVINYCKLFFFLINFLYLIYV